The Candidatus Hydrogenedentota bacterium genome segment TTCCTGTTGTGCCTGCCCCGCGGGATTTCACGCGTGCGCGCGTTCGTACGCGGCAATCTTGTCTTCGTGGCGCAGTGTCAGGCCGATGGTGTCCCAACCGTTGAGCAGGCATTCCTTTTTGAAGGCGTCCACTTCAAACGGAATGGTCGAGCCGTCTGGCTTGACGATGTGCTGGGCCGTCAGATCGACGGTAAGCGAATAGCCTTGCGTCGCGCGCACTTCCTTGAACAACTGCTCGATGACATCGCCCTTGAGGACAATGGGCAGCATGCCGTTGTTGAAACAGTTGTTGAAGAAGATGTCGGCGTACGAAGGCGCAAGGATGCACCGGATGCCGTAGTCGTTAAGCGCCCAGGGCGCGTGTTCGCGCGACGATCCGCATCCGAAGTTGTCTTTCGTCAGCAGGATGCTCGCGCCCCTGTAACGCGGGGCGTTCATCTCGAAATCGGGATTAAGCTTGCCGTCGTCCGTGAAGCGCCAATCGAAGAAGAGTGCGTCGTCGAATCCCGTGCGCCCAATGCGTTTCAGGAACTGCTTGGGGATGATCTGATCGGTATCCACGTTCAACGCCTCCAGGGGCGCGACGATTCCGGTTAGCTTCACAAATGGTTCCACGACTAATTCTCCTATTCGGTCTTGTCTTCGCTGGCGCGAGACTGACTCGCTTCTTCTTTCACTATCGAGCGCATCGCGAAATATACGAGGACGTTTACTATCGCCGCGATCATGCACACCACCGAGAAGATCAAAAGCACCCCGCTGCCGTTCTGCCAGTAGGTGGCGCCCATGCTTACGCTGAGCACCAAGAACAATACGGCGAAGAACGCGCGGGACATACCCGATGCGCGCAACGGCTTTCGGTTTTCCGATCCGGGCGTCATGTTACATACCCGCCTTTCAACTTCTTACACCTTAATGAAGATGCGGCGGTTGTAGAGCCACCGCGTAAGGCCGACGGCAAGCGACAGCGCGACGACCGCCAAGAGCAAATCGCCGTACGCGCCAAGACGGGCTTGGATAGGACCGCCCACAAGCCGGCTGGCGATGTCATCGAAATCGATGAGGTTGCACGCCATGTAGACGGTGAGGGCGTTGCTGCCGATCCAGATGAAGGGCGTTGCCCACTTCTTGTAGCCGAGCACGTCGACGACGTAATAAAACAGGCCCAGCAGGATGGCGCTGTATCCGCCGGCCATGAGCACAAACGACGACGTCCACAGTTTCTTAATGATTGGGAACTGGAAGCCCCAGAGGTATCCGAGGAGCACCATGACCGCGCCGCTTCCGAGAAGGTAGGCAACTTTGCGATGCGGGGTAATCTCTTTGGACTTGAGCAGCATGCCCGCGAAGATTCCAAGCAGGCAGGAGGCGACTGCGGGAATCGCGCTGAGCATGCCTTCAGGATCCCAGTCGCCATCCCAGCGGCGACCGGGCAGGAAACGATAGTCGATGTAGTTCGTGAGATTGTTGCCGGGCGCGAATGCCGCGTACGGCGTGCTCGGATCGACGGCGTGACCCGGCACTTGGACGTGGATGAACGTAAGCGCGGCCCAGTAGCCGATTAGAATCACAAAGAACGTGATGATAAGCCCGCGCAGGCGCAGGTTACAGTAGAGGATCGCGCCAACGACATAGCTCAGGGCCAAACGTTGAAGCACACCCACAAACCGGATACCGGGGTCGTAGTATCGTGCGAAGCCTCCGTAGTAGAAGAGGTTCAGCAAATACAGCTTGATGCCGCGGCGAACGATTCGTTTGTGCGCGTTGACTTTGCCCTCCCGCTCAACAATGCGACCCATGGAGAACACGATCGAGACGCCAACGAGGAATACGAAGAGAGGAAAGATCAGGTCTTCGAAATGAAATCCTTCCCACGCGACATGGCGTAATTGCGTTGCCAGGAACTTCAGAATGACATTGTCGCCGCTGATCTTGTTCAGACCTTCGACCAAGCCCTCTGCGCCAATGATCCAGAACATGTCGAATCCGCGCAGGGCGTCCACGGACACCATGCGATCGACTTGTGCCGCAACCGTTTCGGTACTGTCTGTAGTCATTCTCACCTCTTCCACGCGAAGGCGTTCGCGTGGCTGCTTACGTCAGTTGTATTGCCATTCGCGAATGTCGACAAAATGGCCTTTGATTGCGGCCGCGACAGCCATCGCCGGGCTGACGAGATGCGTGCGCCCACCTTTACCTTGGCGTCCTTCGAAGTTGCGGTTCGAGGTCGATGCGCACCGGTCACCCTCATTGAGGCGGTCGTCATTCATCGCAAGACACATCGAACATCCCGCTTCGCGCCATTCGAAACCGGCGTCTTTGAAGATCTTGTCGAGTCCTTCCTTCTCGGCCAGCATCTTCACTTCGTAGGAGCCGGGCACAACAATCGCCTGCTCGATGGACTTGTTTACGGCGTATCCTTTCACGACCTTTGCAGCGGCGCGCAGATCTTCAATGCGGCCGTTTGTGCATGAGCCCAGGAACATCTTGTTGATAGAAATGGACGTAATGGGCGCGCCTTCATCGAGGCCCATGTATTGCAGCGCTTTTTCGGCGGCAAGGCGCGTGTTGGCGTCGCTGATTTTGCTCAACACGGGCGTGGCGCCTTGGACGCCCGTCACCATGCCGGGCGAGGTGCCCCAGGTGACCTGCGGCTCGATGTCCTTCGCATGCAACTCGACAAGGGTGTCGTAGGAGCAGCCGGGATCGGAAGCATACCGCTTCCAGCTTTCGACCAACGCGTTGTAGTCCTTGTCCTTCAGGTACTCGCGGCCCTTCAAGTACGCGAAAGTGGTCTCATCGGGCGAAATGAGGCCGGCGCGCGCGCCGCCTTCGATGGTCATGTTGCAGACAGTCATGCGGCCTTCCATGGACAGGTTACGGATAACGTCGCCGGTGTATTCGATAACGTAACCGGTGCCGCCCGCGGTGCCGATCTTCCCAATGATCGCCAGGATGACGTCTTTCGCGGTGATGCCATGCGGCAGTGTGCCGTTGACGCGCACTTCCATGGTCTTCGACTTTTTCTGCAGCAGCGTTTGCGTGGCAAGGACGTGTTCGACTTCGCTCGTGCCGATGCCAAACGCCAGCGCGCCGAATGCACCATGCGTCGACGTGTGGGAATCGCCGCAGACGATAGTGAAACCGGGTTGCGTCAAGCCCAGTTCGGGTCCAATGACATGCACGATGCCGTTGCGGCGGTCTTTCATGTCGAAGCACGCAACACCGAACTCTTCGCAGTTTTTCTTGAGCGCTTCGATTTGCAGGCGCGACATCTCGTCGCGGATCGGTTTGGAGCGATCCGTCGTGGGGATGTTGTGGTCCATCGTCGCGAACGTGAGATCGGGCCGGCGCACTTTGCGATTTGCGAGGCGCAACCCTTCGAACGCCTGCGGCGACGTGACTTCGTGCACGTAGTGACGGTTGATATAAAGGATGGCCGCTTGGCCGGGTTCCTCGTGAACTACATGCGCATCCCAGATCTTCTCGTAGATGTTCTTCGCCATGAGACTGCCCTTACTTGCCGATGTTGTAGACCGCGTCGACCTTGCCGTTTTCGTCCAGGACCACCAGTTTGCGGCCCGTAACCATACTGACGTCGTGTCCGTCGATGGTGAGCACGCCTTTGGTGATGGAGAACTGGACGGTACCGAACACGCAATTGGTGACGCCCTTCTCGTATTGAAATGCAAACGCTTCGTTGCCGCGGCCGCTCTTGCCCGCCGCCACGCCGCGTTCATCTGATTGAATAACCACGCCGCCCGCGCGCTGTTCGCCGGGGAAGGTCATGCCCTTTACCGCGATGCGCACGTCGCCCAGGTCGCAAATGCCATAACCGTTTTCGGAATAGGTGCGACGCGACACCACCAACTTGGCCAGGCCCGAGCGGGTCTCGCCCTCTTTGGTTGTGGCGGTCTTGAACGAAATCTTCGCGAGACCCTTGTGTTCGCCACGGATCGGCGTCGGAGGATCAACTGCCGGAGCTTGCTGGTCCGCCTTCGCGACATCGACGGAATCCGCTTCTTTCACGCCGCCTTCAGTTGATGCAGCGGCCTGTTCTGTCTGCGCCGAAGGCTCGTCGCTCTTGGCTTCCTCTTCCTTGCCTCCACCGACGAGTCCAAACGTGGCCTTGCTCCAAAAACCGCGCTTTTCCTTCTCCGATTCTTGCTGTTCCTTCTCGGACTTTTCTTGGGCCTTGGCTTCTTTTCGCTCTTGTTTAGCCTGCTTCTTGGCGGCTTCCTTGTCGCGTTCTTCTTGCTTACGCGCCTCTTTGCGGGCTTTCTTTTCTTCTTTCTTCGTGGTCTTTTCCGATTGTTCCGGCGCGGCCGAGGCTTCCTTCTCTTCTTCGGCCTTTTCGCCGCCGCCTACAAGACCTAAAGTAGCTTTGTTCCAGAAGCCGCGCTTTTCCTTCTCTTCGCTGCTCTTGGCTTCTTTTCGCTCTTGTTTGGCCTGCTTCTCGGCAGCTTCTTTGTCGCGCTCTTCTTGCTTGCGCGCTTCCTTACGCTCTCTTTTCTCGGCCTTCTTTGCCTGCTCCGCTTCACGCTTTTCCTGCTTGCGTGCCTGCTTCGCTTCCTTCTTCGAAGGCTTCTCGGGCGCGGCGGCTACTTCGTTCTCATCACTTGATTTGCCGTCGCTTCCTACAAGACCCAGCGTCGCCTTGTTCCAGAAGCCGCGCTTTTCCTTCGGTTCGGCGGGCTCGTCATTCTTGGCTTCTTTGCGCGCCTTCTTATCCGCCTTCTTCTGTTGCTCGGCTTCCTTACGCGCTTGCTTGCGCTGCTTTTTTTCGGCCTTCTTCTGTTCCTCGCGATCGCGTTCGGCCTGCTTGCGCGCCTGCTTTTCTTCCTTCGCCTTCTCGATGTTTTCTTTATCGCCGACCAAACCGAACGTGGCCGTGTGCGCGACTTTCTTGGAGGTCACGCACCCGATTCCGGGCACTGCCATCGCCACCGTCAATAGAATGGCCATCGCTACGTTCGCAATTCGCTTCAGTCCCATACCGCGTATTCCTTACCCTTCCAAACGCTGTTAGTACCTGTTTAAGCGCCTACTCAATCGTCAATCACCTACGTGCTACGCGTTGTACTTTCGCAGCAAATCGTCTAGTGCCTCGCGAAGCAAGACCGCTTCATTCAAGCCCTCGCGCTTGGCCAACCGCGACAACCCCGCCAACTGGCCCTGCGTGTAGTAGCTGGTTTTCGTCACCATGCGCTCTTCGCGCGATAGGCACACTCGGTTGCGGCCACCGATTTTTGCGCGATAGAGCGCCTCGCTTGCTTTGCGAAACACGTCCCCGGCCTTGCCCCCGTCGTCGGGATAAACCGCGACGCCCGCGCTCACCGAGACCGACCATGCTACTGTGTCTCCGCCGGTCAAGGCAATCGGTTCTTTCTCGATTACGGCGCGAACACGCTCCGCCTGGAGGAATGCCTCCTCCTTCTCCACGCCCGGCAACAACGCGACGTACGCATCGCCGCCGCAGCGCACGATGCACGCGGCGTTGTCGAGCGTGACCTCCAAGCGCGCACCCAATGCGGTAATCGAAGCGTCGCCCGCCGCGTGTCCGTGGTCCCTGTTCACGCGGCCGCACCAGTCCACATCGAAAAGCAGCAGGGCAATTGAGCCGCCTTCGGCGGAACTCTGCGCCGCGACTTCGTCGAACGCGTGCAGAAACGAATCGTATCGTGTGCTTGGTTCCACGGGACCTCGTTCTGACTCGGGGTGTCCGTTCTGTTGGTATATTTATTGTACAGATTTATGCGTACATATGTCAATATATGTATGCAAGACAAAATACACGTTTCGACTTGAATTGACCGAAAGCGGCATATTCATGTATCTAGTTGGTAGTGCGTTATTTACGGCTCGACATCAACGGGATTCTTGTATACATACAGCGATTTATTTGTCTCGTAAGTGCGGCCTGCGATTGCGTAGCCGCCGTCGCCGGTTGCCACTAAGGCGGCACCGGAGGTGTTACTCGCGGGGGAAGTGCCTTCTGAGGTCATGAAACGGAGCGCCGACCCCTCTTCGTCGATTTTGAGAACGGCGGCCCTTTGCTGAGTTACGATGCTTGGCGACGCGATGGTGGTTCCGCCGATGTAGTAGCCGCCGTCCACGGCGTTGTCAATGGCGTAGCCGTATTGGAGACCGGCTCTTGGAAAGTCGTGGTACCAGACTTCGCTGCCGTGCCAATTCACTTTGCCTGCCCACATGTTGTACTGGCCGGGGGTGAGATCGTATCCGGCGGCAATGAAACCGCCGTCGGGTGCGGCGCAGGCAGCGAGGCAATGCGTTTCCAGGGTGTCTCCAAATTCGTGAAGCCACACTTCATCTCCGTCGTTGTCGACTTTCATAAGCACTCCGTGGGGGACGGACGCGCGCACGGCAGGATAGAGGTCGCCGCCTACTACATATCCTCCTTCGAGCGTAGGAACGACGGCGTAACCGTAGAAGTCTGAGCCATGCGAATACGTCTCGAGCCAGTCCTGGTTGCCCTCGCTGTCTATGCGGAGGAGAAACACGTTGAAGCGGTTTCCGCCCGCGACGTCATAGCAGCGGCCGGTGATGATGTACCCGTCGTAATCAGCGGCAACCGCGTAGGCTAGGCCCTGATCCTGAACCGAGTAATTACGGGTCCACTCCGCTACGCCCTGGGCATCCGTTTTTACCACGAACACGTCGATTGGATTGATGAATTTCGTTGCTATGGACAGTCCGGTATAGCCCACAGCGAGGTAACCGCCGTCGGCAGTGGGGATGACCTCCTGGAAGCGGGCTTGGCCGTCGCCTTCGAAGGTTTGGTCCCATTCGGGTTGTCCGAGCAGATCGAGCTTTCTGAGAAAGCCTTGGATAAAGGCAAGCGTGCCGCCATTCTTGTCGGACCAGTTGCGGACTTGGCCGCAGACGACAAAACCGCAGTCATCGGTTCTGGCGATGCCGGTACTTTCGAGGTTGTATTGTGAGTCTTCCAGGGCATATTTCCATTCTTGGCTGGGGCAGTTGACGGCTTTTATTTGAACGCTGGAATACTGAGAGCCCGACATGACGCCGATGGTCCAGTTGCCGTTTTCCGGGTAAGTTGGCATTAGTTCGCGTTTGAGATTGACGTTGAGATATCCCGTGCCATCACCTGCACTTGGGGAGCATACGATCCACGGAGGGACGCGCAAGACGGACCAGGACTCCGAGAGATCAGGAGTCTGAAATATGGCGAGCGTCCTTTCCGTGAAGACGGAACTGAAGTCAAGGGTGGCTGGCCTCACGAAGAGCGACCCGGTGATGGACGGGCAGCCTGCGATTATGATTGTTGCCACAAATACAGCCGCTGACCAGAATAGCATCCTACGCATGATTACCCCCTGTCGCCTCGCTTGGCGGATGTTGCTTGAGCCTTCTAGCGTGGCATGCGTAGACGCGCGCCGCTGCCAACTCGCGTGCACGGCAGGATGCGCGCGCAGTCCGCATACGCAGTGAGTGATGATGTGATTTCGCGCCATCCCCGGCGCGTATCTATCCCCCTATGGTGGGGACGAGGTGAGTACTATCCTGTGCAGCAGAGCCAGTCTAGCACAAATAGGACGATTTGGTGCGCCTATTCAGTGGAAATCGACTCCGGCGGCACCATTGGGAGGGGACCCAGAGGCGGACGAACGCCGAAAAGCAGGACGGAAGTCGCGTGAAGGAGCGAAAGCAGCCAGGCCGCAATGAGAGAATTCATCCCATATCCCTGGATGAGCCAGCGGGCATCGGGGATGGAGATGGCGAGAAAGATGGAAATCCCAGCAACCGCGTAGAGGACGGATAGCAGGAGTGTCGGGATGCGGCGGAAGTAGGCGACGTAGGCGATGCTGAGCATCAGGCAGACACCGGCAATGGAACCCCACTTGACGCGGGTCCAATACCAGAGGTCGTTGAAGGCATCGATAGAGATGTCGCCGATAGTTTTTGCTTTGGTGAATTCGAGGAGGTGCCCGTTTTCGATCCAGTCGCCGACGGCCATTCCCAGAGCAAGCAGAAGACCAAGGACAAGGAATGTGGTCAGTTTGAGGAGGTCGTTGAAGCGGTACGTGCTCAGATGACGGACAAAGACAATGAGTGCGGCGTTGTAGAGGCTGTAGCAAATGAGAAACGCGTAGTCCATGTGGTCGATGTCGTCGAGCATGGAGCGGCGTTCGAGTCCTTTGTCGTCGGGAGGGCCGAGGACGTCGATGATTTCCGCGGGGTTATCGGCGAGTTCGAACCAGGCCATGGCGCTGGTCATGTTGGCGTCATTGTTGGTTTCGTAGGGGGTGGGTTGGGGAAGATTGAAGATGGCGCGACCGGTAAGGATCGTTGCCACGCCGGTGATAACCACCCAGGCCGCCGCCACCCGGACTCCACTCCTCATTGTATGCCCCCTTCCTGAAAATTGTGACACCTGGAAAAGTATACCTGATTAAGGAATCGTCGTGGAACGTATGGGCTCTGGCGCGAGGCACTGACGGTCAACTCGATCAGCAGCGTCGATCGCGCGATGCACCGCATATGACAAGCACGAATTGTTGGGCGGCATGTTCAGCGTCTTCACGCACAGTAAGACGGAAGGGCACAGTCATGTTTTTGTTCGCTGCGTTCACTGCGATGATGTAAGTTCATATGTACCGCATTGGATACATGCTCGGTATAATCGCGATTCAAGTTGGCGCGGGTAAGCGCCTCGAGAGGGGAAGACGAATGTGTTCACGGGTTTCCGGTAATTACCCCATACGACTTGTCGGCGCTCTTCTGATAGTGGCGCTGGCAGTGGACCTGTGCATTGCCGAGGGGCGCGATCCCAAGCGGTGGGAGAAAAATATTCGGGCGTTCGAGGATGCGGACAAGCAGACTCCTCCGCCTCAAGACCCGATTCTGTTTGTCGGGAGTTCGACGATAGTCGGGTGGGATGTAAAGAAGTGGTTTCCCAACCGTGTGGCTATCAACCGGGGTTTTGGCGGTTCCGAAATCGCTGATGCCGCCTATTACGTGGACCGGATCGTATTTCCCTACAAGCCCAAGTTGATTGTGTTCTATTCGGGCGACAATGACATCGCGAACAAGAACACCGCCGAACAGGTTCTTGGGGACTTCAAGCACTTCGTGAGCAGAGTACGTGAAAAGCTCCCCAATACGCCGATTGTGCTTGTATCGATCAAGCCGAGTATCGCGCGCAGACAGTTCCTCGACACAATGCGTGAGGCGAAC includes the following:
- the leuD gene encoding 3-isopropylmalate dehydratase small subunit; the encoded protein is MEPFVKLTGIVAPLEALNVDTDQIIPKQFLKRIGRTGFDDALFFDWRFTDDGKLNPDFEMNAPRYRGASILLTKDNFGCGSSREHAPWALNDYGIRCILAPSYADIFFNNCFNNGMLPIVLKGDVIEQLFKEVRATQGYSLTVDLTAQHIVKPDGSTIPFEVDAFKKECLLNGWDTIGLTLRHEDKIAAYERAHA
- a CDS encoding DUF5009 domain-containing protein, which codes for MTTDSTETVAAQVDRMVSVDALRGFDMFWIIGAEGLVEGLNKISGDNVILKFLATQLRHVAWEGFHFEDLIFPLFVFLVGVSIVFSMGRIVEREGKVNAHKRIVRRGIKLYLLNLFYYGGFARYYDPGIRFVGVLQRLALSYVVGAILYCNLRLRGLIITFFVILIGYWAALTFIHVQVPGHAVDPSTPYAAFAPGNNLTNYIDYRFLPGRRWDGDWDPEGMLSAIPAVASCLLGIFAGMLLKSKEITPHRKVAYLLGSGAVMVLLGYLWGFQFPIIKKLWTSSFVLMAGGYSAILLGLFYYVVDVLGYKKWATPFIWIGSNALTVYMACNLIDFDDIASRLVGGPIQARLGAYGDLLLAVVALSLAVGLTRWLYNRRIFIKV
- the leuC gene encoding 3-isopropylmalate dehydratase large subunit, which gives rise to MAKNIYEKIWDAHVVHEEPGQAAILYINRHYVHEVTSPQAFEGLRLANRKVRRPDLTFATMDHNIPTTDRSKPIRDEMSRLQIEALKKNCEEFGVACFDMKDRRNGIVHVIGPELGLTQPGFTIVCGDSHTSTHGAFGALAFGIGTSEVEHVLATQTLLQKKSKTMEVRVNGTLPHGITAKDVILAIIGKIGTAGGTGYVIEYTGDVIRNLSMEGRMTVCNMTIEGGARAGLISPDETTFAYLKGREYLKDKDYNALVESWKRYASDPGCSYDTLVELHAKDIEPQVTWGTSPGMVTGVQGATPVLSKISDANTRLAAEKALQYMGLDEGAPITSISINKMFLGSCTNGRIEDLRAAAKVVKGYAVNKSIEQAIVVPGSYEVKMLAEKEGLDKIFKDAGFEWREAGCSMCLAMNDDRLNEGDRCASTSNRNFEGRQGKGGRTHLVSPAMAVAAAIKGHFVDIREWQYN
- a CDS encoding diguanylate cyclase; amino-acid sequence: MEPSTRYDSFLHAFDEVAAQSSAEGGSIALLLFDVDWCGRVNRDHGHAAGDASITALGARLEVTLDNAACIVRCGGDAYVALLPGVEKEEAFLQAERVRAVIEKEPIALTGGDTVAWSVSVSAGVAVYPDDGGKAGDVFRKASEALYRAKIGGRNRVCLSREERMVTKTSYYTQGQLAGLSRLAKREGLNEAVLLREALDDLLRKYNA